The window ATAATAGATGCAGAGGAATGGAAGTGATCGAAGCGAAGCGGGGCATTTAAAACATTACGTACTGAGGAAATAAAAGGCTAGTCTCGCTCCTCTTTAGAGACTCAGGGGCGTGAGACAGGACGGACAACACAAAATGTTCGGGAGCAGTGAGAGAGAAGCACAGTATGGGCAATGGGACGTTTCAAAGAGAGAAGACATCACAAAATAAACACTTAAGGCTTAAAATGTTAAAGCGTTCAATAGAGAGAAACTGCAATGAATAGCAGAGAAGCGCAGAGTGTTCCTAAAAGGCAGTTGCGCCGGTGTGAAAGCTTTGGGGTGGCTTTGCATGAATACTCAGTCCCTTGCATCCCGAGGCCCGACCAGAGCCTCTGGTCGGTCAATGAGCAGAGAAAGCACCAGGGCCAGAAGCCACTGGGATCGTCAGAGTGGGAGGCGACAACGAGGCATCAGCCCTGGGACAAGGGTGCCTGATAGACGTCACAGGACCGTTTCTTAAGGGGGGACAAAAGGGTCCCATTGTCCCGGGGCCTCGTAAAGTTCAcgcaaaacagaaacaaaaaagcagCACCTGGGGCACAGGCATGACCGTGGCATAATCTAGAAGCCTGGGAGCTCGGGGCGGGGTGGAGCGTCGATGGGCTTCTGAACCAGGATGCCAGCCCACAGAATGTATtcactcaacaagtatttactgagtgtcttCTGTGTGTCAGGCACAGGTTAGTGGGGGTCAGAGGTAGTAACGGACTTAACACTATTACTGTTGTCTCGAAAAGGAATCCTGTAGCAGGTTTTCTGGGTCCGTGAGCAGTGACGGGGTGTGCGACTCTGCAAGGCCCACGATTCTGGGCCTCTCGGCTTCCCAACCTTCAGGTAAGTCACAGCCAAAACCGCCCACATGCTGGACGGGGGACTTACTCACAGTGTGGCTAACGcctttctttgggggggggggggataaaaaaaaagaaaaacggcTTCTCGTTCTATCAATTAATTATCAAATATATGCATAGAGTGAGTGCATAGGGTCAATTAGTGATATGCATAGGGTCAATTAGTGTGAGTTTCGTTACCTTTAGTTTAAAAAGATGACTTTTGAAGACTGTTGATTATGTTAATTAGGTGAATGATCTAATTTCTGAACACCCGTTACAGTTCTTCCCATAGACAAATGGAAGCCaaacatataaaggaaaaaaggaagagtgaaATGCCTTTCATATGGAGCGACCAAGCTACTACCGGAGAGGCGGTTATGACACGCGCTTTAATGCCAATAATGAGAGAAGAGGCGACGAGGAATGCAAGGGAGCGCGTGCAGCCTTTCCTAGGAAGCGACCACAGAGCATTTGCATCACTCAGTATATTCGCAGCACTTAATCTCTAAGTCACCTGTTAGGATCTGATGAAACGCACGCCTACCTTTCCTGATCCCTCCGTCAGAAGCACACGTGTAATCACCTGTCGTCAGTAGAAAACATGTTTCCCCTCTTCCGTTTTTGTCTCTGGTACTAGAGCGTCTGATGGGGAGCCTTTCTGGGGGTGATAATGGCGGCTCACTTCCTGTACTGTCGTCACCTGATAACACTGGTCACAGCACCATGCCCATTGACAGACAGTGATGGATGAGGAAATGAGACAGTACAGAGAGTTTACACTGAAGGTCCAGAGTACGCGCACTCCAGATACAAGAACACAGTCATCACATCACGATAAGAGAAAGGGTTTTCATCACTCGTTACAAAAATTTACACGGAGCAAAATGGAAAACGtattgaaaaggagagaaatgttcTTTGGGGAATGTGAATTCCATGTTTAGATTCCACTAGAAAATGAACTTCCGCAGAATTATTCACATGGGGGTGTGATATGAAGTAACAGACACATTGATATCTTACGGTTTTTTTGATGTGCCATCTAGTTATTGTGAATTAGAATCTTTAAAAGTGGAGCatagggcagctcaggtggctcagcggtttagcaccgccttcagcctagggcgtgatcctggagacccgggatcgagtcccgcgtcaggctccctgcgtggggcctgcttctccctttgcctgtgtctctgcctctctctctgtctcttatgaataaataaataaaatcttaaaaaaaaaaaaagtggagcctATTTAAGGGAAATCTCCCAGGTACCTGCGGGTCTTTGGAGCTGACACATGCTTTTAATATTCgctagaattttaataaaaaataatcccaaaGCTCACTTTTGTGTCCAGGTTCTCCatttgaagtggaaaaaaaaaaaagtgtttctgagCATAACGATGGAATAAGATCAACTTCTCCAAATGCCCTTGAAACAACTGCTTGCCCGTATGTGCTTGCCAAAGATGCCTGCGTCCTCTTGGTCTAGGTGCTCACTTGTGTTTACCAGGCTGAGAGTGTGCTCTTGGTCCGTGCCCTTCACAAGGACTAGGCACAAGCACCCCGAGAACAGTCTGCTGAGACCAGCAGCACCAGCTACGCCCCACCTTCTGGGAAGTCCTGCTTGGCCTGAGAGTTTTCAGATACATTCAGATACACTGCAAATTCAGAATTTGCAGAACAATACACTAAGTGAGCATAAGGATCTTTATGAAGGACATCTGTACGAAGCATTTTAGTTCTGGCCGTATGTTTTCCCCATTTACCTTGCTTAAACCTCTGAAAGCTCATGAAGGAACATATGTAGAGGTTACCTgcctttttgggttttttgtttgtttgtttgttttttattgttgttgtttgtttttgattgttttgttttttgtttttgttttttttttttttgcttgctttgtgTAATTGGTGGATATTTCTAAATTATGCCAAAAGTATTCACAGGGGATTATCATAAATCATCGTTCTACAAGAGAAAGATTAAATATATCTAAGTCATGGTTATATAAATAGATCTTCAGTTTTCAGAGTGGGCTGAACGGTGATCAAATTGTTTAATATACAGAATTATTTCATCAGTACCGGACACAAGAGCGAGCACATTCCTGACTATCCTcttggagaaatgaaaatttataggCAATGTCCTCTGGACTATCTACGGCAATGGAGAGGAGTAGGGATTTAGCAGTAAATCGCCCAAAACTCAGTTTGGGAGGGAAACAGAGAGCAATGCCTCGTGCATTCAGAGGGAAATCCGCAGGGAATTTCAGCTTTGCCACTGACTAGACAAAGCAGATCGTCTGCCTTCAGAATAAGGGTGAATTTATTATATCACGAAGCATCTTACCCAATCTAAAGGGATTATACTGAATCTCCCATCTAGGTTAGCAATGGCGAAAATGTAATCAACCCTCTAGAATATTCCTAGGGAGGACTTTCGTTGTCAGAAAGGCTGTCTTGCATACCCCACCTTTTTGGTGCTCAGGCTATTGAAATACAAGCACCCGTTGTTGTTGAGTAACCGCTTCCTGTGAATTCGGGTGAGATGCACGGCCCCCCGTGGCAGGGATAAAACTGAGACAAACACACCAAGCCAAACGACGAGGAAATCAACATTTTGAGAACGAAAGATGGAAAATGGCCAGTTATCGTACCATCACATCGTGCAGGGGAACAAAGAAACATCGGCACAAAAGCAACAAACaggcaaaagaaaatattggcaCCATCAGCAAAGGGCATTCCCACTAAAGCAGGAAAACTCTATAGACGGGCTGTGCAGGCCTCTACTTGGAATCCACCCAGAGAAGCTACGATCCAGCTGTCTCCACGCCTGACACGAGCACATGGATCGTGAAGAGATAGAACCAAAAACTCAGAAATGTTTGCAGACAATGAGAATGGTCGCCTCCTCCCTGAGGGACGTACCGGTCTATGAGGTGTTCAGTGGCATGCACCTGTAGTTGTGCCTTACCTGATCTGTTATGGTCCAGAAGCCGGTTGTCCTTGCCCAGACAGGAGTCGCCCTGTGTGCTGTTGCAGGCCATGTTTAATTCTGTCTTGCAAAAGGTAGGCGAGCTTgcctggggggcgggagggatgtgcttctttctcttccttggaaGTTTCTGCTTCGCCATAGCCAAGGAGTAGTACATTCCAAAGTTGTTGACGATGACCGGCACGGGCATGGCTATCGTCAGCACCCCAGCCAGGGCACACAGGGCTCCCACCAGCATCCCCGACCACGTTTGGGGGTACATATCCCCGTAGCCCAAGGTGGTCATGGTCACCACAGCCCACCAGAAGCCAATTGGAATGTTTTTAAACTGCGTGTGCTCACTAGCTGAAGGGTCGTTAGGTTGAGCTCCTACTCTCTCGGCATAGTAGATCATGGTAGCAAATATCAAAACTCCTAGAGCCAGGAAGATTATCAGCAGCAAAAACTCATTAGTACTGGCTCGAAGAGTGTGTCCAAGCACCCTCAGACCTACAAAATGGCGGGTGAGCTTGAAGATTCTCAGGATCCTCACGAACCTTACCACCCTGAGGAAGCCAAGTACATCCTTAGCAGCTTTGGATGACAGCCCACTGAGTCCCACCTCTAAGTAGAAGGGTAGGATGGCCACAAAGTCAATGATATTCAAGAGATTTTTGATGAATTCAAGtttattaggggaaaaaatgatacggactaaaaattcaaaagtaaaccacaccacacacactccTTCTACATACGTCAAGGCAGGATCCGTTTCGATTTCGTATTGCAGAACAACACTCGTGCCATTGATGACTGGttctgtcttgtttttaacaataTTGAAAGCTTCGTGTGTCTCCAGGCAAAAGGTTGTGATTGAAACCAGGATGaagaataaagaagcaaaagcaataaactgtaggggggaaaaaaagaaataaaaaaaaaaaaaaagaaacaaagagagagtgATCTGAACTATCGTATACTTTGATCCAAATCTAAGAGTATCGATCCCTGCAggtggaaaagaataaaagcacaTTTGGAGATTTTGCTTGGGATGTCACTCAAGTGAAAGAAGAGATGCGTAGGTATCGTTAATTAGAGTTGCACACGCAGTGCGTTTCGAGTTCTGTTTTCTGGTTATATAGGTAACAACTTTTGCTTTACGttggaaaataatttcttgacTCTTTTGTATAAGAAAATACACCTGTTAAAAGAGCATAAAAATCAATCCAAAGCAACGTTAAAGGGCAACAGactgaaaaaaacataaagtaaataaatgtacGGTAGCTCTAGATAATTGTTTCCGATCCTAGAAATCCTCACGTATCAGATCAAGTTTATAAAC is drawn from Canis lupus baileyi chromosome 11, mCanLup2.hap1, whole genome shotgun sequence and contains these coding sequences:
- the KCNC2 gene encoding voltage-gated potassium channel KCNC2 isoform X2, with the protein product MGKIESNERVILNVGGTRHETYRSTLRTLPGTRLALLAASEPAGDCLTAAGAPPPPPPPPPPRPLSPGPGPCSPRGAGGGGGGGGREFFFDRHPGVFAYVLNYYRTGKLHCPADVCGPLFEEELAFWGIDETDVEPCCWMTYRQHRDAEEALDIFETPDLLGGDPGDDDDLAAKRLGIEDAAGLGVPDGKSGRWRRLQPRVWALFEDPYSSRAARVTFKGQILEPVEFLHAKLHISETSSFTNVTRSEHLPKFIAFASLFFILVSITTFCLETHEAFNIVKNKTEPVINGTSVVLQYEIETDPALTYVEGVCVVWFTFEFLVRIIFSPNKLEFIKNLLNIIDFVAILPFYLEVGLSGLSSKAAKDVLGFLRVVRFVRILRIFKLTRHFVGLRVLGHTLRASTNEFLLLIIFLALGVLIFATMIYYAERVGAQPNDPSASEHTQFKNIPIGFWWAVVTMTTLGYGDMYPQTWSGMLVGALCALAGVLTIAMPVPVIVNNFGMYYSLAMAKQKLPRKRKKHIPPAPQASSPTFCKTELNMACNSTQGDSCLGKDNRLLDHNRSERLPIRRSSTRDKNGRGETCFLLTTGDYTCASDGGIRKGYEKSRSLNNIAGLAGNALRLSPVTSPYNSPCPLRRSRSPIPSIL
- the KCNC2 gene encoding voltage-gated potassium channel KCNC2 isoform X6, giving the protein MGKIESNERVILNVGGTRHETYRSTLRTLPGTRLALLAASEPAGDCLTAAGAPPPPPPPPPPRPLSPGPGPCSPRGAGGGGGGGGREFFFDRHPGVFAYVLNYYRTGKLHCPADVCGPLFEEELAFWGIDETDVEPCCWMTYRQHRDAEEALDIFETPDLLGGDPGDDDDLAAKRLGIEDAAGLGVPDGKSGRWRRLQPRVWALFEDPYSSRAARFIAFASLFFILVSITTFCLETHEAFNIVKNKTEPVINGTSVVLQYEIETDPALTYVEGVCVVWFTFEFLVRIIFSPNKLEFIKNLLNIIDFVAILPFYLEVGLSGLSSKAAKDVLGFLRVVRFVRILRIFKLTRHFVGLRVLGHTLRASTNEFLLLIIFLALGVLIFATMIYYAERVGAQPNDPSASEHTQFKNIPIGFWWAVVTMTTLGYGDMYPQTWSGMLVGALCALAGVLTIAMPVPVIVNNFGMYYSLAMAKQKLPRKRKKHIPPAPQASSPTFCKTELNMACNSTQGDSCLGKDNRLLDHNRSERLPIRRSSTRDKNGRGETCFLLTTGDYTCASDGGIRKGYEKSRSLNNIAGLAGNALRLSPVTSPYNSPCPLRRSRSPIPSIL
- the KCNC2 gene encoding voltage-gated potassium channel KCNC2 isoform X1, whose translation is MGKIESNERVILNVGGTRHETYRSTLRTLPGTRLALLAASEPAGDCLTAAGAPPPPPPPPPPRPLSPGPGPCSPRGAGGGGGGGGREFFFDRHPGVFAYVLNYYRTGKLHCPADVCGPLFEEELAFWGIDETDVEPCCWMTYRQHRDAEEALDIFETPDLLGGDPGDDDDLAAKRLGIEDAAGLGVPDGKSGRWRRLQPRVWALFEDPYSSRAARVTFKGQILEPVEFLHAKLHISETSSFTNVTRSEHLPKFIAFASLFFILVSITTFCLETHEAFNIVKNKTEPVINGTSVVLQYEIETDPALTYVEGVCVVWFTFEFLVRIIFSPNKLEFIKNLLNIIDFVAILPFYLEVGLSGLSSKAAKDVLGFLRVVRFVRILRIFKLTRHFVGLRVLGHTLRASTNEFLLLIIFLALGVLIFATMIYYAERVGAQPNDPSASEHTQFKNIPIGFWWAVVTMTTLGYGDMYPQTWSGMLVGALCALAGVLTIAMPVPVIVNNFGMYYSLAMAKQKLPRKRKKHIPPAPQASSPTFCKTELNMACNSTQGDSCLGKDNRLLDHNRSVLSGDDSTGSEPPLSPPERLPIRRSSTRDKNGRGETCFLLTTGDYTCASDGGIRKGYEKSRSLNNIAGLAGNALRLSPVTSPYNSPCPLRRSRSPIPSIL
- the KCNC2 gene encoding voltage-gated potassium channel KCNC2 isoform X4; translation: MGKIESNERVILNVGGTRHETYRSTLRTLPGTRLALLAASEPAGDCLTAAGAPPPPPPPPPPRPLSPGPGPCSPRGAGGGGGGGGREFFFDRHPGVFAYVLNYYRTGKLHCPADVCGPLFEEELAFWGIDETDVEPCCWMTYRQHRDAEEALDIFETPDLLGGDPGDDDDLAAKRLGIEDAAGLGVPDGKSGRWRRLQPRVWALFEDPYSSRAARFIAFASLFFILVSITTFCLETHEAFNIVKNKTEPVINGTSVVLQYEIETDPALTYVEGVCVVWFTFEFLVRIIFSPNKLEFIKNLLNIIDFVAILPFYLEVGLSGLSSKAAKDVLGFLRVVRFVRILRIFKLTRHFVGLRVLGHTLRASTNEFLLLIIFLALGVLIFATMIYYAERVGAQPNDPSASEHTQFKNIPIGFWWAVVTMTTLGYGDMYPQTWSGMLVGALCALAGVLTIAMPVPVIVNNFGMYYSLAMAKQKLPRKRKKHIPPAPQASSPTFCKTELNMACNSTQGDSCLGKDNRLLDHNRSVLSGDDSTGSEPPLSPPERLPIRRSSTRDKNGRGETCFLLTTGDYTCASDGGIRKGYEKSRSLNNIAGLAGNALRLSPVTSPYNSPCPLRRSRSPIPSIL
- the KCNC2 gene encoding voltage-gated potassium channel KCNC2 isoform X5; translation: MGKIESNERVILNVGGTRHETYRSTLRTLPGTRLALLAASEPAGDCLTAAGAPPPPPPPPPPRPLSPGPGPCSPRGAGGGGGGGGREFFFDRHPGVFAYVLNYYRTGKLHCPADVCGPLFEEELAFWGIDETDVEPCCWMTYRQHRDAEEALDIFETPDLLGGDPGDDDDLAAKRLGIEDAAGLGVPDGKSGRWRRLQPRVWALFEDPYSSRAARVTFKGQILEPVEFLHAKLHISETSSFTNVTRSEHLPKFIAFASLFFILVSITTFCLETHEAFNIVKNKTEPVINGTSVVLQYEIETDPALTYVEGVCVVWFTFEFLVRIIFSPNKLEFIKNLLNIIDFVAILPFYLEVGLSGLSSKAAKDVLGFLRVVRFVRILRIFKLTRHFVGLRVLGHTLRASTNEFLLLIIFLALGVLIFATMIYYAERVGAQPNDPSASEHTQFKNIPIGFWWAVVTMTTLGYGDMYPQTWSGMLVGALCALAGVLTIAMPVPVIVNNFGMYYSLAMAKQKLPRKRKKHIPPAPQASSPTFCKTELNMACNSTQGDSCLGKDNRLLDHNRSVLSLPRGAVHLTRIHRKRLLNNNGCLYFNSLSTKKKGSPSDALVPETKTEEGKHVFY
- the KCNC2 gene encoding voltage-gated potassium channel KCNC2 isoform X3, with amino-acid sequence MGKIESNERVILNVGGTRHETYRSTLRTLPGTRLALLAASEPAGDCLTAAGAPPPPPPPPPPRPLSPGPGPCSPRGAGGGGGGGGREFFFDRHPGVFAYVLNYYRTGKLHCPADVCGPLFEEELAFWGIDETDVEPCCWMTYRQHRDAEEALDIFETPDLLGGDPGDDDDLAAKRLGIEDAAGLGVPDGKSGRWRRLQPRVWALFEDPYSSRAARVTFKGQILEPVEFLHAKLHISETSSFTNVTRSEHLPKFIAFASLFFILVSITTFCLETHEAFNIVKNKTEPVINGTSVVLQYEIETDPALTYVEGVCVVWFTFEFLVRIIFSPNKLEFIKNLLNIIDFVAILPFYLEVGLSGLSSKAAKDVLGFLRVVRFVRILRIFKLTRHFVGLRVLGHTLRASTNEFLLLIIFLALGVLIFATMIYYAERVGAQPNDPSASEHTQFKNIPIGFWWAVVTMTTLGYGDMYPQTWSGMLVGALCALAGVLTIAMPVPVIVNNFGMYYSLAMAKQKLPRKRKKHIPPAPQASSPTFCKTELNMACNSTQGDSCLGKDNRLLDHNRSVLSLPRGAVHLTRIHRKRLLNNNGCLYFNSLSTKKCYQVTTVQEVSRHYHPQKGSPSDALVPETKTEEGKHVFY
- the KCNC2 gene encoding voltage-gated potassium channel KCNC2 isoform X8, whose translation is MGKIESNERVILNVGGTRHETYRSTLRTLPGTRLALLAASEPAGDCLTAAGAPPPPPPPPPPRPLSPGPGPCSPRGAGGGGGGGGREFFFDRHPGVFAYVLNYYRTGKLHCPADVCGPLFEEELAFWGIDETDVEPCCWMTYRQHRDAEEALDIFETPDLLGGDPGDDDDLAAKRLGIEDAAGLGVPDGKSGRWRRLQPRVWALFEDPYSSRAARFIAFASLFFILVSITTFCLETHEAFNIVKNKTEPVINGTSVVLQYEIETDPALTYVEGVCVVWFTFEFLVRIIFSPNKLEFIKNLLNIIDFVAILPFYLEVGLSGLSSKAAKDVLGFLRVVRFVRILRIFKLTRHFVGLRVLGHTLRASTNEFLLLIIFLALGVLIFATMIYYAERVGAQPNDPSASEHTQFKNIPIGFWWAVVTMTTLGYGDMYPQTWSGMLVGALCALAGVLTIAMPVPVIVNNFGMYYSLAMAKQKLPRKRKKHIPPAPQASSPTFCKTELNMACNSTQGDSCLGKDNRLLDHNRSVLSLPRGAVHLTRIHRKRLLNNNGCLYFNSLSTKKCYQVTTVQEVSRHYHPQKGSPSDALVPETKTEEGKHVFY
- the KCNC2 gene encoding voltage-gated potassium channel KCNC2 isoform X7; the protein is MGKIESNERVILNVGGTRHETYRSTLRTLPGTRLALLAASEPAGDCLTAAGAPPPPPPPPPPRPLSPGPGPCSPRGAGGGGGGGGREFFFDRHPGVFAYVLNYYRTGKLHCPADVCGPLFEEELAFWGIDETDVEPCCWMTYRQHRDAEEALDIFETPDLLGGDPGDDDDLAAKRLGIEDAAGLGVPDGKSGRWRRLQPRVWALFEDPYSSRAARVTFKGQILEPVEFLHAKLHISETSSFTNVTRSEHLPKFIAFASLFFILVSITTFCLETHEAFNIVKNKTEPVINGTSVVLQYEIETDPALTYVEGVCVVWFTFEFLVRIIFSPNKLEFIKNLLNIIDFVAILPFYLEVGLSGLSSKAAKDVLGFLRVVRFVRILRIFKLTRHFVGLRVLGHTLRASTNEFLLLIIFLALGVLIFATMIYYAERVGAQPNDPSASEHTQFKNIPIGFWWAVVTMTTLGYGDMYPQTWSGMLVGALCALAGVLTIAMPVPVIVNNFGMYYSLAMAKQKLPRKRKKHIPPAPQASSPTFCKTELNMACNSTQGDSCLGKDNRLLDHNRSGYEKSRSLNNIAGLAGNALRLSPVTSPYNSPCPLRRSRSPIPSIL
- the KCNC2 gene encoding voltage-gated potassium channel KCNC2 isoform X9, whose protein sequence is MGKIESNERVILNVGGTRHETYRSTLRTLPGTRLALLAASEPAGDCLTAAGAPPPPPPPPPPRPLSPGPGPCSPRGAGGGGGGGGREFFFDRHPGVFAYVLNYYRTGKLHCPADVCGPLFEEELAFWGIDETDVEPCCWMTYRQHRDAEEALDIFETPDLLGGDPGDDDDLAAKRLGIEDAAGLGVPDGKSGRWRRLQPRVWALFEDPYSSRAARFIAFASLFFILVSITTFCLETHEAFNIVKNKTEPVINGTSVVLQYEIETDPALTYVEGVCVVWFTFEFLVRIIFSPNKLEFIKNLLNIIDFVAILPFYLEVGLSGLSSKAAKDVLGFLRVVRFVRILRIFKLTRHFVGLRVLGHTLRASTNEFLLLIIFLALGVLIFATMIYYAERVGAQPNDPSASEHTQFKNIPIGFWWAVVTMTTLGYGDMYPQTWSGMLVGALCALAGVLTIAMPVPVIVNNFGMYYSLAMAKQKLPRKRKKHIPPAPQASSPTFCKTELNMACNSTQGDSCLGKDNRLLDHNRSGYEKSRSLNNIAGLAGNALRLSPVTSPYNSPCPLRRSRSPIPSIL
- the KCNC2 gene encoding voltage-gated potassium channel KCNC2 isoform X10; its protein translation is MGKIESNERVILNVGGTRHETYRSTLRTLPGTRLALLAASEPAGDCLTAAGAPPPPPPPPPPRPLSPGPGPCSPRGAGGGGGGGGREFFFDRHPGVFAYVLNYYRTGKLHCPADVCGPLFEEELAFWGIDETDVEPCCWMTYRQHRDAEEALDIFETPDLLGGDPGDDDDLAAKRLGIEDAAGLGVPDGKSGRWRRLQPRVWALFEDPYSSRAARVTFKGQILEPVEFLHAKLHISETSSFTNVTRSEHLPKFIAFASLFFILVSITTFCLETHEAFNIVKNKTEPVINGTSVVLQYEIETDPALTYVEGVCVVWFTFEFLVRIIFSPNKLEFIKNLLNIIDFVAILPFYLEVGLSGLSSKAAKDVLGFLRVVRFVRILRIFKLTRHFVGLRVLGHTLRASTNEFLLLIIFLALGVLIFATMIYYAERVGAQPNDPSASEHTQFKNIPIGFWWAVVTMTTLGYGDMYPQTWSGMLVGALCALAGVLTIAMPVPVIVNNFGMYYSLAMAKQKLPRKRKKHIPPAPQASSPTFCKTELNMACNSTQGDSCLGKDNRLLDHNRSG